TCAAGTTCGATCCGAGTCGGCCCGCCGTCGTCGCCCTCGCCCGTGAGCTCCACCGTCACCGTCCCGTCGCCGCCGTCGACGTCGACGACGGCCTCTGCCGCCGGGATCCCCTGTTCCGCGCCCGCATCGAGGGTCGCTGCGATGTCGTCCCACGGAACGTCGTTCTCGCGGGCGTCCTGAACGGTCGAGAGGACCTCGTCGACGAGGTCGTACTGCGCGTACAACAGTTCCGCGCGCTCGCGTTCGGCGTCGGCCTGTTCGTCGAACCCTTCGATCGCGCCCCGCTGCTGTTCGATGATCCGCTCTTGTTTGGCGATCTCCTCTTCGAAGTCGGGCCGCGAAGCGCCGGCGTCAGCCGGCGCCTCGCCCGACTCGCTCTCCTCGCGTTCGAGCCGATAGAAGTACTCGTCGACGGCGGCGGTAAACGAGTCGAAGCCGACGCTCGGGAGGCCCTCGTGTTCCGAGAGCGGGAAGGGCGTAACGTCAACGACGCGGGCGTCGGCGTCGCCGTCGTCGCGTTCCCCGTCGCCGTCGACGCGCTCCTCGTACACGCGCGGGTCGAGGTCGCCGGAGCGGAGACGCTCGCCGACGCGCTCTAACGCCTCGTGGAGCGCGCGGAACTGGTCGTCGGTCGCCTCGTCGATCGGCGTCTCCTTCTCGACGCCGGCGCGGGTACACACCTCCTCGGCGTAGAGCCCGCCGAGGTTGAGCTGCGTGGCGAGCGTTCGCACCACGTCGCTGTCCGAGTCGCGCATGTGCCGTGTGAACCCGCCGAGACTCACGTCGAGCGGGTTGAGCCGGGAGGCCGGGTACTCGTACTGTGCGCCGGGAGCGACCGTCCGGGATTTGAGCCGAACCGTCGACAGCGACCCGACGACCTCGCCCGTCTCGTCGAGCGCGGCGACGTTCCCCTGTCCGAACAGCTCGGCGACGAGGGTCGTGTTCTCGTCGTCGCGCTCGAACTCGAAGGTGAGGATCCGGTCGAACTCGTACTGCTCGACGCCGGCGAAGTCGGCCCCGGAGAGCCGGTTTCTGAGCATCTTCGCGAAGTTCGGCGGCCGGCCCGGCGCGTCCGCGACGTGATCCGGGTCGGCGACGTGAGCGCGCTTGATATCGCCCACCTCGATCAGCAACTCGACGCGCCCGCGGTCGAAGTCGCGGAGCTTCAGCCGGAGCAGGTCGTCGTCGTAGAGGTACGCCTTGTCGACCTTCGCGCCCGAGTACCGGTTCAACTCGGTGACGAGCGCGGCGAGGTCGATGCTCGACAGCTCCCGCTTCTGGTCCATGTACGAACAAGACAGTCGGCCCGGAAAAAGGGGTGTCGTTCGAGGTGCCGGACGAAGTGGCGCGCGTGCGGCAGTCGAGACGGGGTGAGGGCTGCTCGCAGGCGTCTCGGCTCAGCGGTTGATTCGGCGAGCGAAGGTGAATCGCGACGCACTCAGAGCCGCTTCGAGACGTACGGGCCGTCTTGGTGGTAGCCGAGCTTGGTCCGGTAGTACTCTCGCGCCCCGATTCCGGAGATGATCGCGAGTTTGCGGTAGCCGGCCTCGCGGGCGGTCTCCTCGGCGCGTTCGAGGAGCTTTCGGCCGTACCCCTGATGCTGCCAGTCGCCGTCGCCGCCGATGGCGACTTCGCTGCCGTACACGTGGAGTTCGCGGAGCAGCGCGGCGTCTTCCAGTTCGGGGCGGATCGCGTCGGTTTCGGTGCCGGGTGCGCCGGGCTGGCCGGGCGCGAAGGAGGGGAACCGCAGGCGACAGAACCCGACGAGGAGGTCCCGAACGGGGTCTTCGAAGGAGATGAAGTGTTCCGTCCCGCCGCCGGCCTCGTAGGTCATGACGTCGAGTTCCACGTCGTCGGGCTCCGGGTCGGCGTCGTTGTGACCGACCTCGCGGGCGCGGATGTCCCGCTGGGTGATCCCCTTCTCCTCGGCGCGCTGGTCGGCGAGCTGCCGGAGGTTCGACTTCCAGACGCCGCCCTCGATGAAGTCGGCCGGAATGTCGCGCTGGACGCGCTGGAGCCGGGTGTACTTCGGAATCTGGTCCATCGCCTCGGCGACGACGTCTGCAGCCTCCTCGTTCGAGAGCGGTTCGAACTCCTCGCGGCGCCAGCGGTCGTACACCCGCGTCCCCTCGACGACGAGCGTCGGGTAGATCTTCAGGTAGTCCGGCCGCCAGTCGGAGTTCTCGAAGATCTGTCGGAAATCCTCGATACACATCTCCTTCGTCATCCCCGGCTGACCGGGCATCATGTGGAAGCCGACTTTGAACGCGGCGTCGCGGAGGCGGCGGTTGGCGTTGCGCGAGGCCTCGTTGCCGTGGCCGCGATGCATCTCGCGGTTGATCCGCTCGTAGGTGGTCTGGACGCCGACCTCGACTTTGGTCCCCCCGAGATCGAGCATTCGGTCGATCTGTTCGGGGTCACACCAGTCGGGTTTCGTCTCGAACGTCGTCCCGATGTTGCGGATCTCGTTGGTCTCGTTTCTCGCGATCACGTCTTCGAGGTACTCGAAGGAGGTCTCTTCGGGGGCGGGCGCGAACGACTCGCCTTCGGCCGGCTCGGGCTCTTTGTCGAGATCATAGTCGTTCATCGCCTGCAGGGCGCGCTTGACGAACCACTCTTGATAGTCGTGCGAGCGAGCGGTCATCGTCCCGCCCATCAGGATGAGTTCGACCTTATCGACCGGGTGGCCGATCTTCCGGAGCTGTTCGAGTCGGAGCGTGACCTGCCCGTACGGGTCGTAGTCGTTCTGCTCGCCGCGGGCCGCGGCGGGCTCGTGGCCCGTGTACGACTGCGCCGAGGAGAACTCCGAGGCCGGCCCGCCCGGACAGTAGAGGCATTTCCCGTGCGGACACAGCTTCGGGGAGGTCATGATCGCGACCGGAGAGACGCCGGACGCGGTTCGGACCGGCTTCCGCTGGACGACTTCGATCACGTCGTCGCGGGCCTCTTGCGGGGCGTGATCGAGGATTTCGGTGTTCTTCGGCACCTTCGGCGAAGAGAACTCGGAACAGGCGTCGAGTTTGGCGGATTCCAACTCGTCGCGACCGATCTCCCCGTCGAGAATCCGGTCGACGAGGTGTTCGCAGGCCCGGACGAACGCCTCGGGTTCGCCGTCGTCGCCGTCGCTTCCGGCGTCCCCCTCGGTCGCCGCGTCAGTACTCATTACCCTCCGATCGACGGGTTTCGGAGTTAAGCGTGTCGCACCGGTACCCGACCGACGGTTTCGGTGACGGGTGGTGTCGTGTTTCGGCGGCGGGTGGTGTCGCTGCTCACCGGAGCGCGCTCGCACCGAACCCGCCCGCTTTAGGTCGGTCGCTTCCTACCGCCGGCCGTGCTCCGGAAGGACCTCCTGCGCGTCTCTCGGGCCGGCGGCGGCTACCGGCCGCAGTTCACCACCCGAGACCACCGCCCGCTCGCGGCGACGGTCTTAGAGACCGTCGAGTCGCACGTCGGCGAGCGGCGCGGCGATGTCGACGACGCGCTGGAGGCGTTAGAGAGCGACGCGGCCGCTCGGAACGGCGACTTCAAGCTCGTCCGGGGGCTCGCCGCGCTCGTCGAACGCGAGTGCGTCTTCGAGACGCGCGCGCCGGTCCCCCCGCGCCGGGTCCGACGAGCCGTGTTCGAGGCCGCGGAAGCGGTCGGCGTCGCGACCGAGACGGAACGCGAGATGGCGATTGCGAGCGCCGCCGACGGCCTCGGGATCACGCCCGACGCCGTCGAGCGCTCGCTGTACGCCGACCGCGAGCAGAACGAGGTGCTGGTCGACGCCGACGTGCGGTGGGGCCCGGACGCCTTGCTCGAACAGTACGACCTGTCGTTAGCCCAGACCGCACTCTTCGACGCCACCGAGGTCCGGGTGCGCTCGAACGACCCCAAGCGGCTCGTCTCGGCGGTCAAGCGGCTCCGACTCATGTACGAGGTGGAGACGACGCCGGAGGGGCGCGAACTCGTCGTCACCGGCCCCGACGCGCTGTTCTCCCGCACTCGTCGCTACGGGAGCGCCTTCGCGCGGCTGCTCCGGACCGTCGCGGGGTCGGCGGACTGGGAGCTGACAGCGACGATCGACGACCGTGGTCGCGAGCGCACCATGCGCCTCTCCGACGGCGACGTGACCGTGCCGGGCGTCGAGCCGGTCGTGGAGCCGGCGTTCGACAGCGGGGTCGAGGCCGACTTCGCCGGGCGGTTCCGCGGCCTCGATCTCGACTGGACGCTGGTCCGGGAGCCGGAGCCGCTCGAAACCGGAGCGCGGGTGATGATCCCCGACTTCGCGTTCGACTACGACCACGCCGACTTTCGGCTCTTCTTCGAGGTGATGGGGTTTTGGACCCCCGAGTACGTCGAGAAGAAACTCGATCAACTCGCGGACGTGGAGGACGTGGACCTGCTCGTCGCCGTCGACGAGAGCCTCGGCGTCGGCGAGGAAATCGTCGCCCGCGACCACCGAGTCGTGTCCTACTCCGGCACGGTTCGGGTAAAAGACGTCGTCGACGTGCTTCGCGAGTACGAGGCAGAGTTCGTCGCCGAGGCGGCCGCGGCGCTGCCCGACGCCTTCGAGCCGGACGACGACGTGATCACCGTCGGTGAGCTGGCGGACCGACACGGCGTGAGCGAGTCGGCGGTCGAAGACGGCCCGTTTCCGGATCACGAGCGCGTGGGCCGGACGCTCGTTCGGCCGGCGGTGCTCGACCGCATCGCCGACGAGATAACCGACGGCGTGGAATTGTCGGCGGTCGAGGCGGCCTTAGAGTCGTACGACATCGACGACACGAGCGCGCTCCTCTCGGTTCTCGGCTATCGCGTCGAGTGGGAGGGGCTCGGTGGCGGCACCGTCAGACGGAAGGAGTAGTGCGGTGGGTGCGGATTACCCACCGGCGAGAACGGCAGCATATTTATATATTATGATAGAGGAGTTATCTTCTTGGAGGCAACACATGGTAACTAACATTCAAACGCAGTTGCTCGGTAGAGACATATCGTTCCCGGTCGAGGAGTCGCGATTCGCGTACTGGCTCGTCGTGATGCGACTGATCGTCGGGTGGTGGTTCCTGCACGCGGGGCTCGATAAATTCCTCGCGTGGCCGTTCGACGCGGGGTGGTTCGTCGGCGGCGCGGCGGCCCAGACGAGCCTCGGCCCCGTCGTGACCCTGTTCGCGGACGGGATCCTGTTATCGTTTACCAACATCATGGTCCCGCTGGGACAGACCCTGATCGGGCTCGGCCTGATCGTCGGCGCGCTGACGCGGCTCGCCGCGTTCTTCGGCGCGTTCCTGATGACGTTCTTCTACTTCATCAACGGCGAGACGGGCGGGTGGGCACACGGCGTGATCACCGGCGACCTACTCGGGCTGCTGATCTTCGCGATGATCGCGACGCTCGGCGCCGGCCGCGTCCTCGGCGTGGACGCCTACCTCGCGAAGACGGCGTTCGTCCGAAATCATCCGCGGCTGCGGTACTTCATCGGCTAACAAGGTGACAACAGATGAGCGAACTCACAACAATGGAACGGATTGGATTGTACGGCGGCGCCGTGTTCCTGCTGCTGGGCACGGTTGGGATGGGGCTGTTAGAGATGGCGCTCGGAGCCCCCCACCCGGTGTCGGGAGAGGGACAGATCGTCCACGAGACGCTGTTCAGTCTGAGCATTCGGTCGTATACGATCCTGCTCGGGCTGATCCTGCTGGCGGCGTACGGGATCAGTAACCTCGCGACCAAGCCGCCACAGGACCCGTCGATCTAGGGTCCCGTCTCACCCACAGCCAACTCTATCGGGACACCCACCGATAGACGACGCTCGTGAACAGTATTTTGCGTCGCAGCCCCGCTCACTCGACGACCGGCAGGTCCGCCCGGCTCCCCTTCGGAACCACGGAGCGCAGTTCGTCGTAGAGGTACAGACCGACGCCGATCGGCGCCGACTCGCCCGCGACCTCGTGGGCCGCGATGAGGTAGCCCCAGTCGCCGTCCCACTCGGGAAGGTCCTGATCCTCGCCGGCCACGAACCGAGCGGCCTGCTCGGGGTCGAGGTCGACGACGTTTTTCGTCGCGCGCGCGCCGAAACGCGTGACCGCCCGGCTGGTCGGCTTCCAGTGGTCCTGTCGCGTCCGCAGGAAGGTCATGCCGATGGCTTCCACCGCACTGGGGTCGGTCGCCTCCCCGTTGAAGATCCACACCTTGCCCGCCCCCTTCTCCCAGAAGGTGTACGTCTCGAAGACGCTCGGCTCGATGCCGAACCGCTCGTCCCACCAGTCTAAGACCTCCTTGCGGCTCGCGCGGCCCTCCACGTCGCGGTCCGCGGGCGTCTCCGGGAGCCGGTCGAACTGCTGGCCGTCGTTGGTGGGGGCGTCGGGAGAGCCCGCGGGCTCAGTCTCGTCGTCGCTCACGCGCCCACCTCCGTGCCGCCGACGCGCAGTTTCGCACAGAAGAATCCGCCGGTGTCGTTGTGGTGTGGGTACACGCGGTGTGCGCGCGTCACCGACTCGTCGTACGTCTCCTCTTCCCACTCCGTCACGCCGGGAACCGTCTCGACCGGGAGGTCGAACTCAACGAGTTCGCAGTCTTCGGCCGCGAGGACGTGATCGAGGACGGCCTCGTTTTCCTCGGGCGCGAACGTGCAGGTGGAGTAGACGACAGTTCCGCCGGGGCGGGTCGCCTGCACGGCGCGGGCTAAGATTCCCTTTTGAATCCCGGCGACGCCGTGGACGTGGTCGAGCGTCCACTGGTCGACCACGTCCGGGTTCTTCCGGCAGGTCCCCTCACAGGAACACGGGGCGTCGACCAAGGCCCGGTCGAACTCATCGAACGCGAGCGGCTTCGTCGAGAAGTTGCGCGCGTCCTGGTTCGTGACGATGGTGTTCGTGATCCCCAGTCGCTCGGCGTTGTGCCGGAGCGCGGAGAGCCGCCCGAGGTTGTTGTCGTTCGCGACGACCGTCCCCCGGTCGTCCATCGCGTCGGCGATCTGGGTGGTCTTGCTGCCGGGCGCCGCGCAGGCGTCCCAGACGCGGTCGCCCGGTTGCGGGTCGAGCGCGAGACCGGGGAGCACGGACACCTCCTCCTGGCCGTGCGTCCAGCCGTGGACGTACGGCCAGTTGCCGCCGGGGTTCCCGTCCGGAAGCCGAAACAGCCCGTCGTGCCAGTCGACCGGCTCGTACGCCACGCCCTCCTCGTCGAACGCGTCGCGGACGCGGGCGGGCGAGGCCGCCATCTCGTTCACGCGGACGACCGACGGCAGGGGTCGGTCACAGGCCGCGCGGAACGCCGCCGCGTCGTCGACGAGCGGCTCGTACCGCGCTAACGGATTCATGGCCGTCCTTTCGCGTCGGCCCGTTAGTCGGTTTCGGGACGTGCCCGCCCTACCTTTAGGTCACTGGCCGGAGTTGGCCGGGGTATGGCGAGTATCTCAGTGCTTGAAGACGGGGTGTCGCTGGACGCGCCGACGCTGGTCGAAGGGTTCCCCGGCATCGGGTTGGTCGGGAAGATCGCCACGGACAACCTGATCGAAGCCCACGACATGGTCCACTACGCCAACGTTCACTGCAGCGCGCTTCCGCGGGTGGCCGTCTACCACGAGGCGGACCCGTCGCTGACGACGCCGGTCCGGCTGTACGCCGACGCCGACCGCGATCTCGTCGCGCTCCGCAGCGACGTGCCGGTGAATCCAGACGCCGCGACCCAGGTCGCCGGCTGCCTCGACACGTGGTTCGCGGAACACGACGTGTTGCCCGTGTTCCTCTCCGGGCTCGGCCGCGAGAAGGGCGAGGAACCACCCGCCCTCTACGGCATCGCGACGGGAGACGGCGGTGAGGCCCTCGCTCGCGCCGACATCGACCGACCGACCGAGCCGGGGCTCGTCTCCGGGCCGACGGGTGCGATGCTCGCGGAGTCGTTAGAGCGTGGCCGCGACGCGGTCGGGCTCGTCGTCGAGTCGGACCCGAGGTTCCCGGACCCGGAGGCGGCGCGGACGCTCCTCGTCCAGGGGATCGACCCGATAGCGGGGATAGAGACGCCGACCGACGAACTCGTCACCAAGGCGACCGAAATCCGGAACGCAAAGCAGGCGTTCGCAAAGCAGATGCAGGAGGCGACACAGGAGAGCTCGCAGGCGGAACCGCTGAAGATGTTCCAGTAGTCGCACCCGCCGGCGACCGCTCAGTTCGTTTCTTCCAGTTCGTCGAGGATCGGGCGGTACTTGAGCTGCACCTCGTCCCACTCGCGGTCGGGCTCGGAGTCGGCGACGAGGCCGACGCCGGCGAAGAGCGTCGCGCGGCGCGAGGTCGCCACCGCGGACCGGATCGCGACCGCGAACGCCCCGTTGCCGGCGGCGTCGATCCAGCCGACCGGGGCCGCGTACCAGCCGCGGTCGAACGGCTCCGTGTCGTGGATCGTTTCGAGCGCGCGGTCCGGCGGGAGCCCGCCGACCGCGGGGGTCGGGTGGAGCGCCTCGACGAGGTCGAGGACGTGACGGTCCGCGTTGAGTTCGGCGGTGATCGGCGTGTGAAGGTGTTGTACCGTGGCGAGCCGGCGGA
This genomic window from Halorubrum sp. PV6 contains:
- the rqcH gene encoding ribosome rescue protein RqcH; protein product: MDQKRELSSIDLAALVTELNRYSGAKVDKAYLYDDDLLRLKLRDFDRGRVELLIEVGDIKRAHVADPDHVADAPGRPPNFAKMLRNRLSGADFAGVEQYEFDRILTFEFERDDENTTLVAELFGQGNVAALDETGEVVGSLSTVRLKSRTVAPGAQYEYPASRLNPLDVSLGGFTRHMRDSDSDVVRTLATQLNLGGLYAEEVCTRAGVEKETPIDEATDDQFRALHEALERVGERLRSGDLDPRVYEERVDGDGERDDGDADARVVDVTPFPLSEHEGLPSVGFDSFTAAVDEYFYRLEREESESGEAPADAGASRPDFEEEIAKQERIIEQQRGAIEGFDEQADAERERAELLYAQYDLVDEVLSTVQDARENDVPWDDIAATLDAGAEQGIPAAEAVVDVDGGDGTVTVELTGEGDDGGPTRIELDAGAGVEVNADQLYQEAKRIEGKKEGAQEAIEATRRELEAVKERKAEWTAEQAEADADEADADDEAEYETDWLSRSSIPIRSPDDWFDHFRWFRTSTGYLVIGGRNADQNEELVKKYMGKHDRFFHTQAHGGPVTILKASGPSESADPVDFSEETLREAAQFAVSYSSDWKDGRGAGDAYMVEPDQVSKTPESGEYIEKGSFVIRGDRTYFEDVPCRVAVGVQCEPVTRALGGPPSAIVDRVATSVTLEPGMYAQNDAAMMVYRELKSRFADTSFVRKVASADQLQEFLPPGGSDIVD
- a CDS encoding tRNA uridine(34) 5-carboxymethylaminomethyl modification radical SAM/GNAT enzyme Elp3, which produces MSTDAATEGDAGSDGDDGEPEAFVRACEHLVDRILDGEIGRDELESAKLDACSEFSSPKVPKNTEILDHAPQEARDDVIEVVQRKPVRTASGVSPVAIMTSPKLCPHGKCLYCPGGPASEFSSAQSYTGHEPAAARGEQNDYDPYGQVTLRLEQLRKIGHPVDKVELILMGGTMTARSHDYQEWFVKRALQAMNDYDLDKEPEPAEGESFAPAPEETSFEYLEDVIARNETNEIRNIGTTFETKPDWCDPEQIDRMLDLGGTKVEVGVQTTYERINREMHRGHGNEASRNANRRLRDAAFKVGFHMMPGQPGMTKEMCIEDFRQIFENSDWRPDYLKIYPTLVVEGTRVYDRWRREEFEPLSNEEAADVVAEAMDQIPKYTRLQRVQRDIPADFIEGGVWKSNLRQLADQRAEEKGITQRDIRAREVGHNDADPEPDDVELDVMTYEAGGGTEHFISFEDPVRDLLVGFCRLRFPSFAPGQPGAPGTETDAIRPELEDAALLRELHVYGSEVAIGGDGDWQHQGYGRKLLERAEETAREAGYRKLAIISGIGAREYYRTKLGYHQDGPYVSKRL
- a CDS encoding DUF790 family protein → MLRKDLLRVSRAGGGYRPQFTTRDHRPLAATVLETVESHVGERRGDVDDALEALESDAAARNGDFKLVRGLAALVERECVFETRAPVPPRRVRRAVFEAAEAVGVATETEREMAIASAADGLGITPDAVERSLYADREQNEVLVDADVRWGPDALLEQYDLSLAQTALFDATEVRVRSNDPKRLVSAVKRLRLMYEVETTPEGRELVVTGPDALFSRTRRYGSAFARLLRTVAGSADWELTATIDDRGRERTMRLSDGDVTVPGVEPVVEPAFDSGVEADFAGRFRGLDLDWTLVREPEPLETGARVMIPDFAFDYDHADFRLFFEVMGFWTPEYVEKKLDQLADVEDVDLLVAVDESLGVGEEIVARDHRVVSYSGTVRVKDVVDVLREYEAEFVAEAAAALPDAFEPDDDVITVGELADRHGVSESAVEDGPFPDHERVGRTLVRPAVLDRIADEITDGVELSAVEAALESYDIDDTSALLSVLGYRVEWEGLGGGTVRRKE
- a CDS encoding DoxX family protein; protein product: MVTNIQTQLLGRDISFPVEESRFAYWLVVMRLIVGWWFLHAGLDKFLAWPFDAGWFVGGAAAQTSLGPVVTLFADGILLSFTNIMVPLGQTLIGLGLIVGALTRLAAFFGAFLMTFFYFINGETGGWAHGVITGDLLGLLIFAMIATLGAGRVLGVDAYLAKTAFVRNHPRLRYFIG
- a CDS encoding RsmB/NOP family class I SAM-dependent RNA methyltransferase; the encoded protein is MNPLARYEPLVDDAAAFRAACDRPLPSVVRVNEMAASPARVRDAFDEEGVAYEPVDWHDGLFRLPDGNPGGNWPYVHGWTHGQEEVSVLPGLALDPQPGDRVWDACAAPGSKTTQIADAMDDRGTVVANDNNLGRLSALRHNAERLGITNTIVTNQDARNFSTKPLAFDEFDRALVDAPCSCEGTCRKNPDVVDQWTLDHVHGVAGIQKGILARAVQATRPGGTVVYSTCTFAPEENEAVLDHVLAAEDCELVEFDLPVETVPGVTEWEEETYDESVTRAHRVYPHHNDTGGFFCAKLRVGGTEVGA
- a CDS encoding proteasome assembly chaperone family protein, which codes for MASISVLEDGVSLDAPTLVEGFPGIGLVGKIATDNLIEAHDMVHYANVHCSALPRVAVYHEADPSLTTPVRLYADADRDLVALRSDVPVNPDAATQVAGCLDTWFAEHDVLPVFLSGLGREKGEEPPALYGIATGDGGEALARADIDRPTEPGLVSGPTGAMLAESLERGRDAVGLVVESDPRFPDPEAARTLLVQGIDPIAGIETPTDELVTKATEIRNAKQAFAKQMQEATQESSQAEPLKMFQ